A single region of the Hyphomonas adhaerens MHS-3 genome encodes:
- a CDS encoding cell division protein FtsX, whose product MARETPLLPVEDAREAALFFVVAALCFLAALAALSAKSTYGAARAWTAEVEGEMTVTLQDVDRRAAEDARKLIEKTDGVTAAHLLSKEEIDKLLEPNFGNRGLPDSLPLPQLIAVTADPGAVDMGPTLQRVLTEAGYDSAVDEHADWAGDVRRVLAITRLIALTAVALLASTAVAVIAFATHAALLARRDIVDVLHLSGARDRFIASLFERRFWVLGLRAGAVGALLALGAAAAAIFAARAHGGHAGLLPELSLDYTDLVVLVMTPVIAGLAARLAARVTVIRALKSMM is encoded by the coding sequence ATGGCGCGTGAAACTCCCCTTCTGCCGGTCGAAGACGCGCGCGAGGCGGCGCTGTTCTTTGTCGTCGCGGCGCTCTGTTTCCTTGCTGCGCTCGCCGCCCTGTCGGCCAAGTCCACTTACGGGGCGGCCCGGGCCTGGACGGCGGAAGTGGAAGGCGAAATGACGGTCACATTGCAGGATGTCGACCGGCGAGCGGCTGAGGATGCCCGGAAACTGATCGAGAAGACCGACGGCGTCACTGCGGCGCACCTCCTGTCCAAGGAGGAAATCGACAAGCTGCTGGAACCGAATTTCGGCAATCGGGGCCTGCCCGACAGCCTGCCGCTGCCACAGCTGATCGCCGTGACGGCCGATCCGGGCGCGGTGGACATGGGCCCGACCCTGCAGCGCGTCCTGACGGAGGCGGGCTATGACAGCGCCGTCGATGAGCATGCGGACTGGGCCGGTGACGTGCGCCGCGTGCTGGCCATCACGCGCCTGATCGCGCTCACCGCCGTGGCGCTGCTCGCGTCGACAGCCGTTGCCGTGATCGCCTTTGCGACTCATGCAGCCTTGCTGGCCCGGCGGGACATTGTCGATGTCCTGCACCTGTCGGGCGCGCGCGACCGTTTCATTGCCAGCCTGTTCGAGCGGCGGTTCTGGGTGCTCGGCCTGCGCGCCGGGGCGGTCGGAGCGTTGCTGGCGCTCGGCGCGGCGGCGGCTGCAATCTTTGCCGCCCGGGCCCATGGCGGGCATGCTGGCCTGCTGCCGGAACTCAGTCTCGACTATACCGATCTTGTCGTTCTGGTGATGACCCCGGTGATCGCCGGTCTTGCTGCGCGTCTTGCCGCCCGCGTGACGGTGATCCGAGCCCTCAAGAGCATGATGTGA